A genomic region of Thunnus albacares chromosome 2, fThuAlb1.1, whole genome shotgun sequence contains the following coding sequences:
- the adra2b gene encoding alpha-2B adrenergic receptor encodes MASVPDSGCSMELSGWNSSVSSVGASVPCNQSVLNLAPYSPEATAAFATAITLMVVFTIVGNIMVIIAVLTSRSLRGPQNLFLVSLAAADILVATLIIPFSLANELLGYWYFKSLWCEIYLALDVLFCTSSIVHLCAISLDRYLSISRVTYGRQRTPRRIKAAIVVVWLISAIISFPPLLSLNKSEGGDDGPDRGPQCQLNDERWYILYSTVGSFFAPCLIMILVYVRIYQIAKQRTRCPPGEPRKDGVGCATPSQPPRHVQANGKEDEESTPPSSNKTSNARPPTLAITPSPSPGESQTSQNPTSNNLLQPPSPSPAMTPVTASLDTSPHGPSTPSSVSQSLPAKTKETGKKGKRQGRKKADNNNGDSSSTDSDMEHSHGGGRGSTSMPGSPAGGGIHSPASVKRYRDMIATSKGARLVPGRKSKTENNPGAARRKAMVNREKRFTFVLAVVIGVFVVCWFPFFFSYSLQAVCPETCAIPDPLFKFFFWIGYCNSSLNPVIYTIFNKDFRKAFKKILCGGTKGTFF; translated from the coding sequence ATGGCCTCGGTTCCGGACAGCGGCTGCTCCATGGAGCTGAGCGGCTGGAACAGCAGTGTGAGCAGCGTCGGAGCCTCCGTGCCCTGCAACCAGAGCGTCCTGAATCTCGCCCCTTATTCCCCTGAAGCCACGGCGGCCTTTGCCACGGCCATAACTTTGATGGTGGTCTTCACCATAGTGGGAAACATCATGGTCATCATCGCTGTCCTGACCAGCCGGTCACTCCGAGGTCCGCAGAATCTGTTCTTAGTGTCACTAGCTGCTGCAGACATTTTAGTGGCCACACTCATCATCCCCTTTTCTCTTGCCAATGAATTACTTGGCTACTGGTACTTTAAGTCTCTGTGGTGTGAGATTTACCTGGCGCTGGATGTGCTGTTCTGCACCTCCTCTATTGTGCACCTGTGCGCCATTTCACTGGACCGCTACCTGTCAATCTCCAGGGTTACTTACGGTCGTCAGCGAACTCCCAGACGCATCAAAGCCGCTATTGTGGTAGTGTGGCTCATCTCTGCCATcatctccttccctcctctgctctcacTGAACAAAAGCGAGGGAGGGGACGACGGGCCTGATAGAGGACCTCAGTGTCAGCTGAATGATGAGCGCTGGTACATCCTTTACTCCACCGTCGGCTCCTTCTTCGCCCCATGCCTCATTATGATCCTGGTCTACGTGAGAATCTACCAAATAGCCAAGCAGAGAACACGGTGCCCACCTGGGGAGCCCAGGAAGGATGGAGTCGGCTGTGCCACACCAAGTCAGCCTCCACGACATGTACAAGCCAAtggaaaggaagatgaagagagcaCCCCCCCTTCATCCAACAAAACCTCTAATGCTAGACCCCCTACCCTTGCCATCACCCCTTCTCCTTCCCCAGGAGAGTCCCAAACCTCCCAAAACCCCACCTCTAATAATCTTCTGCAACCTCCGTCCCCTTCTCCAGCCATGACCCCTGTCACAGCCTCCCTTGATACCTCTCCCCATGGCCCCTCAACCCCCTCCTCTGTGTCTCAGTCTCTCCCTGCCAAGACTAAAGAGACTGGGAAGAAGGGCAAGCGgcagggaagaaaaaaagctgACAATAACAATGGCGACAGCTCAAGCACAGATAGCGATATGGAGCACAGCCACGGAGGAGGCCGAGGCAGCACCAGCATGCCAGGGTCACCTGCAGGAGGGGGTATCCACTCCCCAGCTTCAGTCAAGCGCTACCGGGACATGATTGCCACTTCAAAGGGGGCTCGGCTGGTGCCAGGGAGAAAGTCAAAAACAGAGAACAACCCCGGGGCAGCAAGGCGTAAAGCGATGGTCAACAGAGAGAAACGTTTCACCTTTGTACTGGCTGTGGTCATCGGTGTTTTCGTGGTCTGCTGGTTCCCATTTTTCTTCTCCTACTCTCTTCAGGCAGTGTGCCCAGAGACCTGCGCCATCCCTGACCCCCTCTTTAAGTTTTTCTTCTGGATCGGTTACTGCAACTCCTCACTTAACCCAGTCATATACACCATCTTCAACAAAGATTTTAGAAAGGCTTTCAAAAAGATACTGTGCGGAGGCACTAAGGGTACTTTCTTTTAG